One region of Marivirga arenosa genomic DNA includes:
- a CDS encoding protein-disulfide reductase DsbD family protein, protein MKYLIYSLLLVGTILQSSFAQVIKPISWESSILEENVEVGDTATISFRAKIDENWYLYSSDFDPDLGPMLTEFEFVEDDSYQLVDSIIPINPSEGYDEIWEGNYTYFKKNAEFQQKVIIKEIPFRIETSNSYQVCSDVDGKCIPFSDDFLFGKKLASKKDEAKDSKVDKEVRKDKVEGNSGLDLTQKDSTSPYSLLGFMLVAFLAGLAALLTPCVFPMIPMTVTFFTGKAKTRAGAIRQAVIYGLSIVVIYVVAGTIIAVINGPEFANWLSTHWIPNVFFFLVFFIFALSFLGLFEINLPSSFVNKVDAKADKGGLGGVFFMAFTLVLVSFSCTGPIVGSILVESAGGMVIKPLLGMFAFSMAFAIPFTLFAIFPEWLNNLPKSGGWLNSVKVVLGFLELALGLKFLSIADQVYHWGILDRDIYLVLWIVIFGMLGLYLLGKLRLPGDSPIEKLSVSRLMLSIVTFSFVLYMIPGLFGAPLKALSGYLPPMSSHDFDLPTLIRENSGGSVTASSEDQLCEEPKYADMLHFPHGIKGYFDYEQALACAKEQGKPIFVDFTGHGCVNCREMEARVWSDPKVLSRLKNDFVMLALYVDEKTELPESEWYTSEYDGKVKKTMGKQNADFQITRFNNNAQPYYVLLDTNGELLVEPIAYERSISKFVDFLETAKEKFEAKNKP, encoded by the coding sequence ATGAAATATTTAATATACAGTCTACTGCTAGTAGGAACCATTTTGCAAAGTTCTTTTGCACAAGTTATAAAACCAATAAGCTGGGAAAGTTCGATTTTAGAAGAAAATGTAGAAGTTGGAGACACTGCTACTATCTCTTTTAGAGCTAAAATTGATGAAAACTGGTATTTGTATTCCTCAGATTTTGATCCTGATTTGGGTCCTATGCTTACAGAATTTGAGTTTGTTGAAGATGATTCTTACCAATTAGTTGATAGCATCATTCCTATTAATCCTTCAGAAGGATATGATGAAATCTGGGAAGGAAATTATACTTATTTCAAAAAGAATGCTGAGTTCCAGCAAAAGGTAATCATTAAAGAAATTCCATTCAGAATAGAAACTAGTAATAGCTACCAAGTTTGTTCTGATGTAGATGGGAAGTGTATTCCTTTCAGTGATGATTTTTTATTTGGTAAAAAACTGGCTTCTAAGAAAGACGAAGCGAAAGACTCTAAAGTAGATAAAGAAGTAAGAAAAGATAAAGTAGAAGGAAATTCTGGCTTAGACTTAACCCAAAAAGATTCTACTTCACCTTATTCCCTCTTAGGCTTTATGTTGGTGGCTTTTTTAGCAGGTTTGGCAGCACTTTTAACACCTTGTGTTTTCCCCATGATTCCGATGACGGTAACCTTTTTTACAGGTAAAGCCAAGACAAGAGCTGGAGCTATCCGTCAGGCTGTAATTTATGGTTTGTCCATAGTGGTTATTTATGTTGTAGCAGGGACAATAATTGCGGTAATTAATGGACCTGAATTTGCAAACTGGTTGAGTACGCACTGGATTCCAAATGTATTTTTCTTTTTGGTATTCTTCATTTTTGCACTTTCTTTTTTAGGTCTTTTCGAAATCAATTTGCCTTCATCTTTTGTGAATAAAGTGGATGCAAAAGCTGATAAAGGAGGCTTGGGAGGCGTGTTTTTCATGGCCTTTACTTTAGTTTTGGTATCATTTAGCTGTACCGGACCTATAGTGGGAAGTATTTTAGTTGAATCCGCTGGAGGAATGGTAATAAAACCCTTATTAGGAATGTTTGCTTTTAGTATGGCATTCGCAATTCCATTTACACTTTTTGCTATTTTCCCTGAATGGTTGAATAACCTACCAAAATCTGGAGGATGGCTGAATTCGGTAAAAGTAGTTTTAGGATTTTTAGAATTAGCCTTAGGTTTAAAGTTCTTAAGCATAGCAGATCAGGTTTATCACTGGGGAATATTAGACAGAGATATTTACTTAGTGCTTTGGATTGTGATTTTTGGAATGCTTGGCCTTTACCTTTTAGGAAAACTTAGATTACCGGGTGATAGCCCTATAGAGAAGCTTTCTGTTAGCAGACTAATGCTATCAATTGTTACTTTCAGTTTTGTGCTTTATATGATTCCAGGATTATTTGGTGCTCCTCTAAAAGCTCTATCTGGTTATTTACCTCCTATGAGTTCTCATGATTTTGACCTACCAACATTAATTCGTGAGAACAGTGGAGGTTCTGTAACAGCGAGCTCAGAAGACCAATTATGTGAAGAGCCAAAGTATGCTGATATGCTTCATTTCCCTCATGGGATAAAAGGTTATTTCGATTATGAACAAGCTTTAGCTTGTGCAAAAGAACAAGGAAAACCAATTTTTGTAGACTTTACTGGTCACGGTTGCGTGAATTGTCGAGAAATGGAAGCAAGAGTTTGGTCTGATCCTAAAGTATTAAGCCGATTGAAAAATGATTTTGTTATGTTAGCATTATACGTGGATGAAAAAACTGAATTGCCTGAAAGTGAGTGGTATACCAGTGAATATGATGGTAAGGTGAAAAAGACCATGGGTAAGCAAAATGCTGATTTTCAAATCACTCGCTTTAATAACAATGCTCAGCCTTATTATGTACTTCTCGATACTAATGGCGAACTATTAGTGGAGCCTATTGCTTATGAAAGAAGTATTAGCAAGTTTGTAGACTTCTTAGAAACAGCTAAAGAAAAGTTTGAAGCCAAAAACAAACCTTAA
- a CDS encoding ABC transporter ATP-binding protein, protein MAKRRKSDSLKEEEKKPLNKENFKKLTGVFQFIKPYKGYFIAGLFFLLISSTTLLGFPYVMGKLVDVAQGKASGVFTEINTVAFILIGILAVQSFFSFFRVYLFAQVSERAMADMRAKLYNKLMSLPMAFYDKSRIGELVSRITSDVSLLQDTFSVTLAEFIRQVSTLIIGAAIIFYTTPKLAGFMIATFPILVIAAMVFGRFIRKLSKKTQSELASANVIVEETLQSINIVKAFTSELTEVMRYRKSLDKVVKVALKSATFRGAFISFIIFAMFGGIVAVLWYGASLVQEGSMSVGDLLSFVLYTTFIGGSIAGLGDLYGQIQKAIGASERVMEILNEEEELQIKAEDKIKLNGAIQFENVHFSYPTRKDVEVLKGLDLTVDAGEKVALVGHSGAGKSTIIQLLMRFYPVDGGQIMVDGQAVTSLSLNAFRQNIGIVPQEIILFGGTIRENIAYGKPNATEEEVIAAAEKANAWMFIKDFPEGLDTVVGERGVKLSGGQRQRIAIARAILKDPKILILDEATSSLDAESENLVQQALDELMQNRTTIIIAHRLATIRKVDKIFVLNEGKISEQGSHQELLESENGTYSNLVKLQLQD, encoded by the coding sequence ATGGCAAAAAGAAGAAAAAGCGATTCGCTTAAAGAGGAAGAGAAAAAGCCACTCAACAAAGAAAATTTTAAAAAGCTCACCGGAGTTTTTCAGTTTATAAAACCCTATAAAGGTTACTTTATAGCAGGTTTATTCTTTTTACTTATATCTAGTACTACTCTATTAGGCTTTCCATATGTTATGGGTAAATTAGTAGATGTAGCGCAAGGTAAAGCTTCTGGTGTTTTTACTGAAATCAATACGGTTGCCTTCATCCTTATCGGAATATTAGCAGTTCAGAGTTTCTTTTCTTTCTTTAGAGTATATCTTTTTGCTCAGGTAAGTGAAAGAGCTATGGCCGATATGCGGGCTAAACTCTACAATAAACTGATGAGTTTACCGATGGCTTTTTATGATAAAAGTAGAATTGGTGAATTAGTAAGTAGAATCACTTCTGATGTCTCTTTATTGCAGGATACTTTTTCTGTAACCTTAGCTGAATTTATAAGACAGGTTTCTACCTTGATTATTGGTGCTGCGATTATTTTTTATACCACTCCAAAATTAGCAGGCTTTATGATTGCCACATTTCCTATTCTGGTTATTGCTGCTATGGTTTTTGGTAGATTTATCAGAAAGCTTTCTAAAAAAACGCAATCGGAACTGGCTTCTGCTAATGTGATTGTTGAAGAAACATTACAATCCATCAATATTGTAAAAGCCTTTACTAGCGAGTTAACAGAGGTAATGCGTTATCGTAAATCATTGGATAAGGTGGTTAAAGTAGCATTGAAATCTGCTACTTTTAGGGGCGCATTTATTTCCTTTATAATTTTCGCTATGTTCGGTGGAATTGTAGCTGTATTGTGGTATGGTGCCAGCTTAGTTCAAGAGGGTAGCATGAGTGTTGGTGATTTACTAAGCTTTGTATTGTATACTACTTTCATAGGGGGTTCAATTGCCGGCTTAGGAGATTTATATGGTCAAATTCAAAAAGCTATTGGGGCTTCTGAACGTGTGATGGAAATATTGAATGAGGAAGAGGAGCTTCAAATCAAAGCAGAAGATAAGATCAAATTAAATGGGGCTATCCAATTTGAAAATGTTCATTTTTCTTACCCAACCAGGAAGGATGTAGAGGTTTTAAAAGGATTGGATTTAACCGTTGATGCGGGTGAAAAGGTAGCTTTAGTAGGGCATAGTGGGGCAGGAAAATCAACTATCATTCAGTTATTAATGCGTTTTTATCCTGTTGATGGTGGCCAAATAATGGTGGATGGACAAGCGGTGACTTCTTTATCACTAAATGCTTTCAGACAGAATATCGGTATTGTTCCTCAAGAAATTATTTTATTTGGGGGTACTATCCGTGAGAATATTGCATATGGTAAACCAAATGCTACTGAAGAAGAAGTAATTGCGGCTGCTGAAAAAGCTAATGCATGGATGTTTATTAAAGATTTTCCAGAAGGCTTAGATACTGTAGTGGGTGAAAGAGGCGTTAAATTATCAGGTGGACAAAGGCAAAGAATTGCAATTGCCAGAGCTATATTAAAAGATCCTAAAATATTGATTTTAGATGAGGCAACATCATCATTAGATGCAGAATCAGAGAACCTGGTTCAGCAAGCCTTAGATGAATTAATGCAAAATAGAACAACTATTATCATTGCCCATAGGCTAGCTACTATCAGAAAGGTAGATAAAATATTTGTGCTTAATGAGGGCAAAATTTCAGAACAGGGTTCTCATCAAGAGCTTTTAGAATCAGAAAATGGTACTTACAGTAATTTGGTTAAGCTCCAATTACAGGATTAA